A genomic stretch from Brucella sp. BE17 includes:
- a CDS encoding alpha/beta fold hydrolase — MRIIRVIKKKIRWHFIDILARLGIGDKKILKQGRRPAYGKASPKLMAVPLGDDPFDPHDALHGSYGSPSQSVEVPYAVWAETDEAAECLRYYPAGLSDGANPTALLYIPGDVILRTARGVRLVGKSYAQKTPNQLLELMNTWAFDAGVPAIYMGRPGIFGSSGDHEKRRQPYEIDLMNVALDRIKQRHQIENFIVVGQSGGGQIAAALLNRRNDIIAAVMTAALLSVHDTVRRWRRTRPVPGGAVYPVASLYDPSLEVERISRNPKPQIFIISDPRDSVISLQSQIRYLKKLQMEGLAPRHIFAHAEAPRHHNLGAHGRKAAALLAKGTDEITIRKSLIDMDMLVLEGASRVEPFKGADRSPVNATRRVDVADVR; from the coding sequence ATGCGTATCATTCGAGTTATCAAGAAAAAAATACGCTGGCATTTCATCGATATTCTTGCCCGTCTAGGCATAGGGGATAAGAAAATATTGAAGCAGGGTCGCCGCCCTGCTTATGGCAAGGCGTCGCCTAAACTGATGGCAGTGCCGCTTGGAGATGATCCTTTTGATCCGCATGATGCCCTGCACGGTTCATATGGTTCTCCATCACAAAGTGTAGAGGTTCCATACGCTGTTTGGGCGGAGACTGACGAAGCCGCGGAGTGTCTGCGTTATTATCCTGCAGGTTTAAGCGATGGAGCCAATCCAACGGCGCTCCTGTATATTCCTGGAGATGTGATCCTGCGTACTGCAAGAGGTGTACGCCTGGTCGGAAAATCCTATGCGCAGAAGACCCCGAACCAGTTGCTCGAGCTTATGAACACGTGGGCCTTTGACGCCGGTGTTCCGGCGATCTATATGGGGCGGCCGGGGATTTTTGGTTCATCGGGCGATCATGAGAAACGCCGACAGCCCTACGAAATCGATCTGATGAACGTTGCTCTCGATCGCATCAAGCAGCGTCACCAGATTGAAAATTTTATCGTTGTGGGTCAATCCGGCGGTGGTCAGATCGCCGCGGCCTTATTAAACCGGCGTAACGATATAATTGCCGCCGTCATGACCGCGGCGCTTTTGAGCGTTCATGACACAGTTCGGCGCTGGCGGCGCACAAGGCCTGTCCCTGGCGGAGCCGTTTATCCCGTCGCATCTCTTTATGATCCGTCGCTCGAAGTGGAACGGATTTCCCGCAATCCAAAACCGCAGATTTTCATCATTTCAGATCCCCGCGACAGCGTAATTTCCCTTCAATCCCAGATACGATATTTGAAAAAACTCCAAATGGAGGGATTGGCACCCAGGCATATTTTCGCTCATGCAGAAGCGCCCAGGCACCATAATCTTGGTGCTCATGGTCGAAAAGCTGCAGCTCTTTTGGCAAAAGGGACAGATGAGATTACAATCAGGAAATCGCTGATCGATATGGATATGCTCGTGCTTGAGGGTGCGAGCAGAGTTGAGCCTTTCAAGGGTGCAGACCGGTCGCCGGTGAACGCGACGCGTCGGGTGGACGTGGCGGATGTGAGATAA